Proteins from one Pleuronectes platessa chromosome 16, fPlePla1.1, whole genome shotgun sequence genomic window:
- the LOC128459204 gene encoding S-modulin, with protein MGNAKSSALSNKLLEELKSNTKYSETELCTWYQSFLKECPGGKISKQQFEGIYASFFPDADPTAYARHVFRSFDTNADGTLDFKEYIVALHLTSGGKTMQKLEWAFALYDVDGNGAISKNEIQEIVRSIFNMIPADGQKNLPEDENTPEKRSEKIWEFFGKKENDKISEGEFIQGVMDNKDILRLIQYDEPQKIKDKLKEKKH; from the exons ATGGGAAACGCAAAGAGCAGTGCTTTGTCGAATAAgctcctggaggagctgaaatCCAACACAAAATACTCCGAGACTGAGCTCTGCACTTGGTACCAGTCCTTCCTGAAGGAGTGTCCTGGCGGGAAGATCAGCAAGCAGCAGTTTGAAGGCATCTACGCCAGCTTCTTTCCCGACGCAGACCCCACAGCGTATGCTCGGCACGTATTCAGGAGTTTCGACACCAATGCAGACGGCACTTTGGACTTTAAGGAGTACATTGTCGCCCTGCACCTCACCTCCGGGGGAAAGACTATGCAGAAGCTGGAGTGGGCCTTTGCACTGTACGACGTTGATGGCAATGGAGCCATCAGCAAAAATGAAATCCAAGAGATTGTTAGG TCAATATTCAACATGATTCCTGCTGACGGCCAGAAGAATCTCCCTGAGGATGAAAACACACCAGAGAAGAGGTCTGAGAAAATCTGGGAATTTTTTGGGAAGAAAGAGAACG ATAAAATCTCAGAGGGAGAATTCATTCAGGGCGTGATGGACAACAAGGACATCTTGCGGTTGATACAATATGATGAACCTCAGAAAATTAAAGACAAGCTAAAAGAGAAGAAGCATTAG